From Actinoplanes oblitus, a single genomic window includes:
- a CDS encoding S1 family peptidase: MFRLLTYLFTTVVIVLTTAQPAHAIAYGADVPDGDWSFAVRLTMTGIPAEDQGSRDSWCSGALVAPRWVITAGHCFREANGERVARTVAKRTTATVGRTVLSASGGHQVDVIGVRQSETADVALAELAEPITDVTPLAVGDTAPRAGERVRLTGYGLAGTGSEVPDRLQTGTFVVDRVGDTVLEISGRAPHRYTSACPHDSGGAYFRESPPVLVAVVSSGPSCPHEGADLSARTDNLAGWITGTIQGRTGLLDDPRIRVAGGAVLLLMLVAAVAAARAQRNRDDAGRPKHRAPSWT, translated from the coding sequence TTGTTCCGTCTGCTGACGTACCTGTTCACGACCGTGGTGATCGTCCTGACCACCGCGCAGCCGGCCCACGCGATCGCCTACGGCGCCGACGTCCCCGACGGTGACTGGTCCTTCGCGGTGCGGCTCACCATGACCGGCATCCCGGCCGAGGACCAGGGCAGCCGGGACAGCTGGTGCTCGGGTGCGCTGGTCGCGCCGCGGTGGGTGATCACCGCCGGGCACTGTTTCCGCGAGGCGAACGGCGAGCGGGTCGCTCGTACCGTCGCGAAGAGGACCACCGCGACCGTCGGGCGGACCGTGCTGAGCGCTTCCGGCGGCCACCAGGTCGACGTCATCGGGGTCCGGCAGTCGGAGACCGCCGACGTGGCCCTCGCCGAGCTGGCCGAGCCGATCACCGACGTGACGCCGCTCGCGGTCGGCGACACCGCGCCGCGGGCCGGGGAGCGGGTCCGCCTGACCGGGTACGGCCTGGCCGGCACCGGCTCCGAGGTCCCGGACCGGCTGCAGACCGGTACGTTCGTCGTCGACCGGGTCGGTGACACGGTGCTGGAGATCTCCGGCCGCGCACCGCACCGGTACACCAGCGCCTGCCCGCACGACTCCGGCGGCGCCTACTTCCGGGAGAGCCCGCCGGTGCTGGTGGCCGTGGTCAGCAGCGGCCCGTCCTGCCCGCACGAGGGCGCCGACCTGAGCGCCCGCACCGACAACCTGGCCGGCTGGATCACCGGGACGATTCAGGGCCGGACCGGCCTGCTCGACGATCCGCGGATCCGGGTGGCCGGCGGCGCGGTGCTGCTGCTGATGCTGGTGGCCGCCGTGGCCGCGGCCCGCGCGCAGCGCAACCGCGACGACGCCGGCCGCCCGAAACACCGCGCCCCCAGCTGGACCTGA
- a CDS encoding potassium channel family protein, whose amino-acid sequence MARTSTDRRIAVLGLGRFGGSLAVEMVRRGWEVTGIDAGAQAVQAYADRLSHTAVADTTDEEALRQLGVAEMTHAVVGVGTFLEVSILTTSLLADFGIPTIWAKAVSRQHARILERVGAHHVVLPEHEMGERVAHLVTGHILNFIEFEDDYAIVKTRAPQEAINRTLAASGLRSKYGVTVVSVKRPGEPFTYATADTLVYAGDILIIAGRTQQVEAFADLA is encoded by the coding sequence TTGGCTAGAACATCCACCGACCGCCGCATCGCCGTGCTCGGGCTCGGCCGATTCGGCGGCTCGCTCGCCGTCGAGATGGTCCGCCGGGGCTGGGAGGTCACCGGCATCGACGCCGGCGCCCAGGCCGTGCAGGCCTACGCCGACCGGCTGTCGCACACCGCTGTCGCCGACACCACCGACGAGGAGGCACTGCGCCAGCTGGGGGTGGCCGAGATGACCCACGCCGTCGTCGGGGTCGGCACCTTCCTGGAGGTGAGCATCCTGACCACCTCGCTGCTGGCCGATTTCGGGATACCCACCATCTGGGCGAAAGCGGTCAGCCGCCAGCACGCCCGCATCCTCGAACGCGTCGGCGCCCATCACGTCGTGCTGCCCGAGCACGAGATGGGCGAACGCGTCGCCCACCTGGTCACCGGCCACATCCTCAACTTCATCGAGTTCGAGGACGACTACGCCATCGTGAAGACCCGAGCCCCGCAGGAGGCGATAAACAGGACGCTCGCCGCCTCCGGGCTGCGGTCCAAATACGGCGTCACGGTGGTCTCCGTCAAACGCCCCGGGGAGCCGTTCACCTACGCCACCGCGGACACCCTGGTCTACGCCGGCGACATCCTCATCATCGCCGGTCGGACCCAGCAGGTGGAGGCGTTCGCCGACCTCGCGTGA
- a CDS encoding TrkH family potassium uptake protein codes for MGQLLLGLLLLAAVFLASGIGIAVLLWTPLVVPRPGPARGDTAALRARLLAAAARGWRRARTGRSLTLASAWLSRAVAHPARLVMLGFAGAVVGGALLLRLPFATESGHGASVMTALFTSTSAVCVTGLAVVDTGTYWSAFGQLTILLLVQIGGVGIMTLASLLGLLVARRLRMRLRLGAQAETRALGVGEVRQVVLNVLRISLLVELAVAAVLTLRFVQGYHTGLRHGAYLGFFHAVSAFNNAGFGLYPDSLVRFAGDPLICLPIDVAIMVGALGFPVLAELRREFRTPRRWSLHTKITVGMSALLLAGGWLAIAATEWTNAATLGRLGLADKFLASLTTAVMPRTAGFNSVDIAGMRDVTLLVQDVLMFIGGGSAGTAGGIKVTTFAVLGFVIVAEIRGEPSVHALGRRLPSAVQRQALTIALLGIAAVGVSTVVLLALTPFTLDAVLLETTSAFATVGLSTGITARVGVAGQSILILLMFIGRLGPITAVTALALRERTRRYERAEERPIVG; via the coding sequence GTGGGGCAACTCCTGCTGGGCCTGCTCCTGCTGGCAGCCGTCTTCCTGGCATCCGGGATAGGCATCGCGGTCCTGCTCTGGACGCCGCTGGTGGTTCCCCGGCCGGGGCCGGCCCGCGGCGACACGGCGGCGCTGCGCGCGCGGCTGCTCGCCGCGGCGGCCCGGGGCTGGCGGCGAGCCCGCACCGGCCGGTCGCTCACCCTGGCGAGCGCCTGGCTGTCCCGGGCGGTGGCGCATCCGGCACGGCTGGTGATGCTCGGATTCGCCGGCGCGGTGGTCGGCGGGGCGCTGCTGTTGCGGTTGCCGTTCGCCACCGAGTCCGGCCACGGCGCCTCCGTGATGACCGCCCTGTTCACCTCGACCTCGGCGGTCTGCGTGACCGGCCTGGCCGTCGTGGACACCGGAACCTACTGGTCCGCCTTCGGGCAGCTGACCATCCTGCTGCTGGTCCAGATCGGCGGCGTGGGCATCATGACGCTGGCCTCCCTGCTGGGGCTGCTGGTCGCCCGCCGGCTCCGGATGCGCCTGCGACTGGGCGCCCAGGCGGAGACCCGGGCGCTGGGCGTCGGTGAGGTACGCCAGGTCGTGCTCAACGTGCTGCGGATCAGCCTGCTCGTCGAACTGGCGGTCGCCGCCGTGCTGACGCTGCGCTTCGTGCAGGGTTACCACACCGGCCTGCGGCACGGCGCCTACCTCGGGTTCTTCCACGCCGTGTCGGCATTCAACAACGCCGGCTTCGGCCTCTACCCGGACTCGCTGGTGCGCTTCGCCGGTGATCCGCTGATCTGCCTGCCGATCGACGTCGCCATCATGGTGGGCGCCCTGGGCTTCCCGGTACTGGCCGAACTGCGCCGGGAATTCCGCACCCCGCGACGCTGGTCACTGCACACCAAGATCACTGTGGGAATGTCGGCTCTGCTCCTCGCCGGCGGCTGGCTCGCGATCGCCGCGACCGAGTGGACCAACGCCGCCACCCTCGGCCGGCTCGGACTCGCCGACAAATTCCTGGCCAGCCTCACCACCGCGGTGATGCCCCGCACCGCCGGCTTCAACAGCGTCGACATCGCCGGCATGCGCGACGTCACGCTGCTGGTCCAGGACGTGCTCATGTTCATCGGAGGTGGCAGCGCCGGCACCGCGGGCGGCATCAAGGTCACCACCTTCGCGGTCCTCGGGTTCGTGATCGTCGCGGAGATCCGGGGTGAGCCCTCGGTACACGCGCTGGGCCGCAGACTGCCCTCCGCCGTCCAGCGTCAAGCCCTGACGATCGCGCTGCTCGGGATCGCCGCTGTCGGCGTGTCCACGGTCGTCCTGCTCGCGCTGACCCCGTTCACCCTGGACGCCGTGCTGCTCGAGACCACGTCGGCGTTCGCCACCGTGGGCCTGTCGACAGGGATCACCGCGCGGGTCGGCGTCGCCGGGCAGAGCATCCTGATCCTGCTGATGTTCATCGGCCGGCTCGGACCCATCACCGCGGTGACCGCGCTCGCGCTGCGCGAGCGGACCCGCCGCTACGAGAGAGCTGAGGAGCGACCCATCGTTGGCTAG
- a CDS encoding helix-turn-helix domain-containing protein: protein MPDPGEPAPGAAVPPAGRGDASGDRPAGMAEAATWWDLQDEMAEQFLGLRHDAGECARVEQFALRPPEPGNGRSHPFGGDGGTFPHQALLDGLTVPPPAVDQHLSTAGDSEDTLPPGSRIARWRVLRGLSQLTFAYRMNRPLAWVIAVEQDFDRLDTIEVARQIADVLQVDVPLLMGRDPQGPPDTAFIDDAVVEQVHTALEHGNDPLRAFVPPEVAARSLAELAVAVRDAWQAYEDAEYRALLGVLPRLLRMVDISDSSRTGGRDAAEAARQLSQVYQVTAAVLRKIGLPALGRLAADRAVEAAIRGEDVLLVAAAAGRCAQLLMVMGRDVQSVRLSRLAATRLAEAGLTSPAARAVYGSLLLRTATAAARLGRPAAVRLLLAAADRVAEPFGLATDHYRTCFNPVTVQLCRVATAVELGDGARAVEGHRRFDPSDLAALPAGRRAAHHLALARAYLQISDLDRAGRALLTSAHHAGDEIRSPFGRVITADVLRQARVRAPAMATRLERLFETC from the coding sequence ATGCCGGACCCCGGCGAGCCGGCGCCCGGAGCCGCGGTGCCGCCGGCCGGCCGTGGTGACGCGAGCGGCGACCGGCCGGCCGGCATGGCCGAGGCGGCGACCTGGTGGGACCTGCAGGACGAGATGGCCGAGCAGTTCCTCGGGCTGCGGCACGACGCGGGGGAGTGCGCCCGGGTCGAGCAGTTCGCGCTGCGGCCGCCGGAGCCGGGAAACGGCCGATCACACCCCTTCGGTGGGGATGGCGGCACCTTCCCGCACCAGGCGCTGCTCGACGGGCTCACCGTGCCGCCGCCGGCCGTGGATCAGCATCTGAGCACCGCCGGTGACAGCGAGGACACGCTGCCGCCGGGTTCCCGGATCGCCCGGTGGCGGGTGCTCCGCGGGCTGTCGCAGCTGACCTTCGCCTACCGGATGAACCGGCCGCTGGCCTGGGTGATCGCTGTCGAACAGGATTTCGACCGGCTCGACACGATCGAGGTGGCCCGGCAGATCGCCGATGTGCTGCAGGTCGACGTACCGCTGCTGATGGGCCGGGATCCGCAGGGCCCGCCGGACACCGCCTTCATCGACGACGCGGTCGTCGAGCAGGTGCACACCGCGCTGGAGCACGGCAACGATCCGTTGCGCGCCTTCGTGCCGCCCGAGGTCGCGGCCCGGTCGCTGGCCGAACTGGCGGTCGCGGTTCGCGACGCGTGGCAGGCGTACGAGGACGCCGAGTACCGCGCGCTGCTGGGAGTCCTGCCGCGGCTGCTGCGGATGGTCGACATCTCGGACAGCAGCCGGACCGGCGGGCGGGACGCCGCGGAGGCGGCACGCCAGCTCAGTCAGGTTTACCAGGTGACGGCGGCCGTACTGCGGAAGATCGGCCTGCCCGCCCTCGGGCGGCTCGCCGCCGACCGGGCGGTCGAGGCCGCGATCCGGGGGGAGGACGTGCTGCTGGTGGCCGCCGCGGCGGGCCGGTGCGCCCAGCTGCTGATGGTGATGGGCCGCGACGTGCAGTCCGTGCGGCTGAGCCGGCTGGCCGCGACGCGTCTCGCCGAGGCGGGCCTGACCAGTCCCGCGGCGCGTGCGGTGTACGGCTCGCTGCTGTTGCGGACCGCGACCGCCGCCGCCCGGCTCGGCCGGCCGGCGGCGGTCCGTCTCCTGCTGGCCGCCGCCGACCGGGTCGCCGAGCCGTTCGGTCTCGCCACCGACCACTACCGGACCTGCTTCAACCCGGTGACCGTCCAGCTGTGCCGGGTGGCGACGGCGGTCGAGCTGGGTGACGGCGCGCGGGCTGTCGAAGGGCACCGGCGGTTCGACCCGTCGGACCTGGCGGCGCTGCCGGCCGGGCGACGCGCGGCTCACCATCTCGCGCTGGCCCGGGCCTACCTGCAGATCAGTGATCTCGACCGGGCCGGGCGGGCGTTGCTGACCAGTGCCCACCACGCCGGTGACGAGATCCGCTCCCCGTTCGGCCGGGTGATCACCGCCGACGTGCTCCGGCAGGCCCGGGTGCGGGCACCGGCCATGGCGACCCGGCTGGAACGGCTCTTCGAGACCTGCTGA
- a CDS encoding cellulase family glycosylhydrolase produces the protein MKMPATVRQRCTALLALLLAALGAATVPEPATAAASPFVTRSGGALTLHGKPFRFAGTNNYYLHYQSAVARDNVLDKAAASGFAVVRTWGWFDTGAADGSDPTAGSQNGVYLQYWDGSGHPKYNDGADGLERLDAVIARAAHDGLKLVIPFTNNWADFGGMDRYVAWAGLGHHDDFYTDARIRGWYRDYLAHLLERTNTITGVKYKNDPTIMTWELANEPRCVGSGGYPRSSGCDTGTITAWADEMSTFIRSVDSRHLISVGDEGFFADRPGGDDWTRNGGEGVDTVRLGRLKNIDVLSYHLYPDGWGKTADWGTQWIIEHARAARQLGKPVMLGEFGYRDKATRNTVYQRWTDAAWASGTNGALYWILSDRLDDGSLYGDYDGFTVYCPSPVCTTIGNFARRMRGTGRTFAPVADDDTGTTDFGTDVSVPATANDIAYLPARRVNPRTVDLDPGRGGRQVTITVPGGTFTARPDGTVGFSPAPGFAGRAVVAYTVRDDLGRTSNRAAVTVTVKPLPRPAETLFDFETGVQGWAPAAFDPGAGTTAVTTAFHADGGQGLRLTGTAGGWFGAPLPEPADLGTRAALSFASPSANGSFAVSFQTGPDSVWCQGDARPDPGRAGVFVLDLTAVAPGCPGLSDVRTVNLYIGGNQTQDIDAVTVS, from the coding sequence ATGAAGATGCCGGCAACGGTGCGACAACGATGCACCGCCCTTCTCGCGCTGCTGTTGGCAGCTCTGGGCGCCGCGACGGTCCCCGAGCCCGCCACCGCTGCCGCGTCGCCGTTCGTGACCCGGTCCGGCGGCGCCCTGACCCTGCACGGCAAACCGTTCCGTTTCGCCGGGACGAACAACTACTACCTGCACTACCAGTCCGCCGTGGCCCGCGACAACGTGCTCGACAAGGCGGCCGCGTCCGGGTTCGCGGTGGTGCGCACCTGGGGCTGGTTCGACACCGGCGCGGCGGACGGCAGCGATCCCACAGCGGGCAGCCAGAACGGCGTCTACCTGCAGTACTGGGACGGCTCCGGGCATCCGAAGTACAACGACGGCGCGGACGGCCTCGAGCGCCTCGACGCGGTGATCGCCCGCGCCGCCCACGACGGCCTCAAGCTGGTCATCCCGTTCACCAACAACTGGGCCGACTTCGGCGGCATGGACAGGTACGTCGCCTGGGCCGGCCTCGGTCACCACGACGACTTCTACACCGACGCCCGGATCCGGGGCTGGTACCGCGACTACCTCGCGCACCTGCTCGAACGGACCAACACCATCACCGGCGTCAAGTACAAGAACGACCCGACGATCATGACGTGGGAGCTGGCCAACGAGCCGCGCTGCGTCGGCTCCGGCGGGTACCCGCGATCGTCCGGCTGCGACACCGGCACGATCACCGCCTGGGCCGACGAGATGTCCACCTTCATCCGGTCGGTCGACAGCCGGCACCTGATCAGCGTCGGCGACGAAGGCTTCTTCGCCGATCGGCCCGGCGGTGACGACTGGACCCGCAACGGGGGAGAGGGCGTCGACACCGTACGCCTGGGCCGGCTCAAGAACATCGACGTGCTCAGCTACCACCTGTACCCCGACGGCTGGGGCAAGACCGCCGACTGGGGCACCCAGTGGATCATCGAGCACGCCAGGGCGGCCCGGCAGCTCGGCAAGCCGGTCATGCTCGGCGAGTTCGGCTACCGCGACAAGGCCACCCGCAACACCGTCTACCAGCGCTGGACCGACGCCGCCTGGGCCTCGGGCACCAACGGCGCCCTCTACTGGATCCTGTCCGACCGGCTCGACGACGGCAGCCTCTACGGCGACTACGACGGCTTCACCGTCTACTGCCCCAGCCCGGTGTGCACCACGATCGGGAACTTCGCCCGCCGGATGCGCGGCACCGGACGCACCTTCGCCCCGGTCGCCGACGACGACACCGGCACCACCGATTTCGGTACGGACGTGAGCGTCCCCGCGACCGCCAACGACATCGCCTACCTGCCGGCGCGCCGGGTGAATCCGCGCACCGTCGACCTCGACCCCGGCCGGGGTGGCCGCCAGGTGACGATCACCGTCCCCGGCGGAACGTTCACCGCACGCCCGGACGGGACGGTCGGCTTCTCGCCGGCGCCCGGCTTCGCGGGACGGGCGGTGGTGGCGTACACCGTGCGGGACGACCTGGGCCGTACCTCGAACCGGGCCGCCGTCACGGTGACCGTCAAACCGCTGCCGCGCCCGGCCGAGACCCTCTTCGACTTCGAGACCGGGGTACAGGGCTGGGCGCCGGCCGCCTTCGATCCGGGAGCCGGCACCACCGCCGTCACCACCGCTTTCCACGCCGACGGCGGGCAGGGCCTGCGCCTGACCGGCACCGCGGGCGGCTGGTTCGGTGCGCCACTGCCGGAGCCTGCCGACCTGGGCACCCGGGCCGCGCTGAGCTTCGCCTCCCCGTCGGCCAACGGATCGTTCGCGGTCTCCTTCCAGACCGGCCCGGACAGCGTGTGGTGCCAGGGCGACGCCCGGCCGGACCCGGGCCGCGCCGGTGTCTTCGTCCTCGACCTGACAGCCGTCGCGCCCGGCTGTCCCGGCCTGTCCGACGTGCGGACCGTCAACCTCTACATCGGTGGCAACCAGACCCAGGACATCGACGCCGTGACCGTCAGCTGA
- a CDS encoding MarR family winged helix-turn-helix transcriptional regulator yields MSAERHGPSQLALAIREMLQANSEATHRLAERLGIGLTDAAALDHLLSSEGGLGPSDLGRRLGIRSASATTLVDRLHAAGHVRRVPHPSDRRRQSVVATDHARDEAFAALKPLLDRVEEEVARLSPEQAATTTAFLRQVTAALRDYAAGHPLAPGEPASMAGRQSGS; encoded by the coding sequence ATGAGCGCCGAGCGGCACGGTCCCAGCCAGCTGGCCCTGGCCATCCGAGAGATGTTGCAGGCCAACAGCGAGGCGACGCACCGCCTCGCCGAGCGGCTGGGCATCGGCCTCACCGACGCCGCCGCTCTGGACCACCTGCTCAGCAGCGAGGGCGGACTGGGCCCCTCGGACCTCGGACGGCGTCTGGGTATCCGCTCCGCGTCGGCGACGACCCTCGTCGACCGGCTGCACGCCGCCGGCCATGTCCGGCGGGTGCCGCACCCCTCGGACCGGCGCCGGCAGTCCGTGGTGGCCACCGATCACGCGCGGGACGAAGCGTTCGCCGCCCTCAAGCCCCTGCTGGACCGGGTCGAGGAGGAGGTCGCGCGGCTGAGCCCCGAGCAGGCCGCGACCACCACCGCGTTCCTGCGCCAGGTCACCGCGGCGCTGCGCGATTACGCCGCCGGGCACCCGCTCGCGCCCGGGGAGCCGGCCTCGATGGCCGGCCGTCAGTCCGGGTCGTGA
- a CDS encoding MFS transporter — MTAETNTRRRWLGLLVVSLGVAMIIVDATIVNVAVPSIIEDLDATSSDAQWIQESYTVVLAALLLVAGRAADRTGRRKLFMAGVAVFVLGSVGCAAAPTPPALIACRLVQGIGGAMLLPTSLSLLNATFTGRDRGIAFAVWGSTIGGTAALGPLLGGWLTTELSWRWAFGINIPLGVLLLAAAPLALAEFRDPDRRRGNDWAGATLSVITLACLVFALIEGRTYGWFIRIATVDVAGLPWTARLSPVPVALAVAAAGLLCFLRLERRRGAAGKPVLLDLTLFAIPSFRNGNLVAAVVSLGEFGLLFALPLWLQNAHGYSAFETGLALLPLAAGSFLASGLATKLTAAKGPIFVVRLGILLEIAGIAGVGLVAAPGTAWWNTTVTLLLYGLGVGLATAQITGVVLADVPVRMSGQASGTQSTTRQLGSALGIAVLGTVLFSTLAGHLDTAPGERELSGQQRAAVVSAVQDSAGAAIPALAADPRSAPLAADARQALSTATRWTAFTAAGFLLVGLLASARLTRGEQRGTP, encoded by the coding sequence ATGACAGCAGAGACGAATACCCGGCGCCGCTGGCTCGGTCTGCTCGTGGTCAGCCTGGGGGTCGCGATGATCATCGTGGACGCCACGATCGTGAACGTCGCTGTTCCCTCGATCATCGAGGACCTCGACGCGACCTCCAGCGACGCGCAGTGGATCCAGGAGTCCTACACGGTCGTGCTGGCGGCACTGCTGCTGGTGGCCGGCCGGGCAGCGGACCGTACGGGCCGGCGCAAACTCTTCATGGCAGGCGTCGCCGTCTTCGTGCTCGGCAGCGTCGGCTGCGCGGCAGCGCCCACCCCGCCGGCTCTGATCGCCTGCCGCCTGGTGCAGGGCATCGGCGGCGCCATGCTGCTACCGACGTCGTTGTCGCTGCTCAACGCCACGTTTACCGGCCGCGACCGCGGTATCGCGTTTGCCGTCTGGGGCTCCACCATCGGCGGCACCGCGGCGCTCGGGCCACTGCTCGGCGGCTGGCTGACCACCGAGCTGTCCTGGCGCTGGGCCTTCGGCATCAACATCCCGCTCGGCGTGCTGCTGCTGGCCGCCGCGCCGCTGGCGCTGGCCGAGTTCCGTGATCCGGATCGCCGGCGCGGCAACGACTGGGCCGGCGCGACACTCTCCGTGATCACCCTCGCCTGCCTGGTGTTCGCCTTGATCGAGGGCCGCACCTACGGCTGGTTCATCCGCATCGCCACCGTGGACGTCGCGGGCCTGCCCTGGACCGCCCGGCTCTCGCCGGTGCCGGTGGCCCTCGCGGTGGCCGCCGCCGGACTGCTCTGCTTCCTCCGGCTGGAGCGCCGGCGCGGCGCCGCCGGCAAACCGGTCCTGCTCGACCTGACGCTGTTCGCCATCCCGTCGTTCCGCAACGGGAACCTGGTGGCCGCGGTCGTCAGCCTCGGCGAGTTCGGGCTGCTGTTCGCGCTGCCGCTGTGGCTGCAGAACGCGCACGGCTACAGCGCGTTCGAGACCGGGCTGGCGCTGCTGCCGCTGGCCGCCGGCAGCTTCCTGGCCAGCGGGCTGGCGACCAAGCTGACCGCCGCGAAAGGACCGATCTTCGTGGTACGCCTGGGCATCCTCCTGGAGATCGCCGGCATCGCCGGCGTCGGGCTCGTCGCCGCGCCCGGCACCGCCTGGTGGAACACGACGGTCACGCTGCTGCTCTACGGCCTGGGCGTCGGCCTGGCCACCGCCCAGATCACCGGAGTGGTGCTGGCCGACGTGCCGGTGCGGATGAGCGGCCAGGCCTCCGGCACGCAGAGCACCACCCGGCAGCTCGGCTCGGCATTGGGCATCGCGGTGCTGGGTACCGTGTTGTTCAGCACCCTGGCCGGTCACCTCGACACCGCGCCCGGCGAGCGTGAGCTGAGCGGGCAGCAGCGAGCCGCCGTCGTCAGCGCCGTGCAGGACAGCGCGGGCGCGGCGATCCCCGCGCTGGCCGCCGACCCGCGCAGCGCGCCGCTGGCCGCGGACGCCCGGCAGGCGCTGTCCACCGCGACCCGATGGACGGCGTTCACCGCCGCCGGCTTCCTGCTGGTCGGACTGCTCGCCTCGGCCCGCCTGACCCGCGGCGAGCAGCGCGGCACCCCGTGA
- a CDS encoding polyprenyl synthetase family protein produces MHPPSPEAPAGDPALPGDGVRDHHDSPLESERLRSRIHATVERFLDEQARVLAEVSDDCATLVRYVAELMAGGKRLRAAFCYWGWRAAGSPDATAVVTAATALEFLQAAALIHDDIMDGSDTRRGAPSMHRRFAGLHRGNGWSTDAEHFGTSAAVLAGDLCLTWSDALYAGSGLDPAALARGRGVFDRMRTQLMGGQYLDVLDQAGAGRHHPGALERARRVVRYKSAKYTVEHPLLLGGRLAGADERLLACFSAFGLPLGEAFQLRDDMLGVFGDTERTGKPAGDDLREGKRTVLVALAFDRADAVQEKVLSSLLGNSDLDVAGIDVLREVITETGAAAAVEDLIQELLGRSLTALDSTECDERSRAMLLALGRAAIDRVR; encoded by the coding sequence ATGCACCCACCCTCTCCCGAAGCACCGGCCGGCGACCCGGCACTGCCCGGCGACGGCGTCCGCGACCACCACGACTCGCCCCTGGAGTCCGAGCGACTGCGCAGCCGGATCCACGCCACCGTCGAGCGGTTCCTCGACGAGCAGGCGCGGGTGCTCGCCGAGGTCAGCGACGACTGCGCAACGCTCGTGCGGTACGTGGCGGAGCTGATGGCCGGCGGCAAACGCCTGCGCGCCGCCTTCTGCTACTGGGGCTGGCGGGCGGCCGGCTCACCCGACGCCACCGCCGTCGTGACCGCCGCGACGGCGCTGGAGTTCCTGCAGGCGGCCGCCCTGATTCACGACGACATCATGGACGGTTCGGACACCCGCCGGGGCGCTCCGTCGATGCACCGCCGGTTCGCCGGCCTGCATCGCGGCAACGGCTGGAGCACCGACGCCGAGCACTTCGGGACCTCCGCCGCCGTGCTCGCCGGCGACCTGTGCCTGACCTGGAGTGACGCGCTCTACGCGGGCAGCGGGCTGGACCCGGCGGCGCTCGCCCGCGGGCGCGGCGTCTTCGACCGGATGCGCACCCAGCTGATGGGCGGGCAGTACCTCGACGTCCTGGACCAGGCGGGTGCGGGCCGGCATCACCCGGGCGCTCTCGAACGCGCCCGCCGGGTGGTGCGCTACAAGAGCGCCAAGTACACCGTCGAGCACCCGTTGCTGCTCGGCGGCCGGCTCGCCGGGGCCGACGAGCGGCTGCTGGCCTGCTTCTCGGCGTTCGGCCTGCCGCTCGGCGAGGCGTTCCAGCTGCGCGACGACATGCTCGGAGTCTTCGGCGACACCGAGCGCACCGGCAAGCCCGCCGGCGACGATCTGCGCGAGGGCAAGCGCACGGTGCTCGTGGCGCTGGCCTTCGACCGGGCCGACGCCGTACAGGAAAAGGTGTTGTCGTCGCTGCTCGGCAACAGCGACCTCGACGTCGCCGGCATCGACGTTCTGCGGGAGGTCATCACCGAGACGGGTGCCGCGGCGGCGGTCGAGGACCTGATCCAGGAACTGCTAGGCCGGTCGCTGACCGCGCTGGACAGCACCGAGTGCGACGAGCGGAGCCGCGCCATGCTGCTCGCACTGGGCCGGGCGGCCATCGACCGGGTCCGCTGA
- a CDS encoding fasciclin domain-containing protein, whose protein sequence is MRFTRLGKQAVAVAGAAIVASALAAAPAQATGTKPLKTRSLAAVLTADKSGFDHNGHDYDILTAAVRAVLKAKPGSKVAVLADGKTALTAFLPNDRAFELLVKDITKAKRLPGEKKAFTAVAGLGIDTVEAVLLYHVVPGATITKKAALKSDNAKLATAAGATIKVNVYGPRWHKRISLIDADRSDRNPRINRFDINKGNRQIAHGIDRVLRPINLP, encoded by the coding sequence ATGAGGTTCACCCGTCTCGGTAAGCAGGCCGTCGCCGTCGCCGGCGCCGCGATCGTCGCCTCCGCCCTGGCCGCGGCGCCCGCGCAGGCGACCGGCACGAAGCCGCTCAAGACCAGGTCCCTCGCCGCGGTGCTGACCGCCGACAAGAGCGGCTTCGACCACAACGGCCACGACTACGACATCCTCACCGCCGCGGTGCGGGCCGTGCTCAAGGCCAAGCCGGGCAGCAAGGTCGCCGTCCTGGCCGACGGCAAGACCGCCCTGACCGCCTTCCTGCCCAACGACCGGGCGTTCGAGCTGCTCGTCAAGGACATCACCAAGGCCAAGCGGCTGCCGGGCGAGAAGAAGGCGTTCACGGCGGTCGCCGGCCTCGGCATCGACACGGTGGAGGCGGTGCTTCTGTACCACGTGGTGCCGGGCGCCACGATCACCAAGAAGGCCGCGCTCAAGTCCGACAACGCCAAGCTGGCCACCGCGGCCGGCGCGACGATCAAGGTGAACGTCTACGGGCCCCGGTGGCACAAGCGGATCAGCCTGATCGACGCCGACCGCAGCGACCGCAACCCGCGCATCAACCGCTTCGACATCAACAAGGGCAACCGCCAGATCGCGCACGGCATCGACCGCGTCCTGCGGCCGATCAACCTGCCCTGA